One genomic segment of Pseudomonas sp. RU47 includes these proteins:
- a CDS encoding inorganic phosphate transporter, giving the protein MIDLFSGLDAWVLVSLLLALTFVLAFEFINGFHDTANAVATVIYTKAMPPHLAVFFSGVFNFLGVLLGGVGVAYAIVHLLPVELLINVNTGHGLAMVFSLLAAAIAWNLGTWYFGIPASSSHTLIGSILGVGLANALINDIPLADGVNWQKAIDIGASLVFSPMAGFLIAALILIGLKWWRPLSKMHKTPEQRRKIDDKKHPPFWNRLVLVISAMAVSFVHGSNDGQKGIGLIMLVLIGIVPAQFVLDLNSTTYQIERTRDATLHLSQFYQRNADSLGEFLALGKSVEGDLPEKFRCNPQQTEPTISALLHTLKGVADYHSLSSESRIEVRRYLLCLDDTAKKVGKLPGLEPREKADLDKLRKDLTTTTEYAPFWVILAVALALGLGTMVGWKRVVLTIGEKIGKQGMTYSQGMSAQITTASLIGMANIFSLPVSTTHVLSSGVAGTMVANKSGLQGGTVRTILLAWVLTLPATVALSAGLFWLASKALGS; this is encoded by the coding sequence ATGATCGATTTATTCAGCGGACTGGATGCTTGGGTGCTTGTGAGCCTCTTGCTCGCCCTGACGTTTGTCCTCGCCTTCGAGTTCATCAATGGATTTCATGACACCGCTAACGCGGTAGCCACTGTTATCTACACCAAAGCCATGCCGCCTCACCTGGCGGTGTTCTTTTCCGGTGTGTTCAATTTCCTCGGCGTGCTGCTGGGTGGCGTTGGCGTGGCGTATGCCATCGTCCATTTGCTGCCGGTTGAACTGCTGATCAATGTGAACACCGGCCATGGTCTGGCGATGGTGTTCTCGTTGCTCGCCGCGGCAATCGCCTGGAACCTGGGCACCTGGTACTTCGGTATCCCGGCTTCCAGCTCGCACACCTTGATCGGCTCGATCCTCGGTGTCGGCCTGGCCAACGCCCTGATCAACGACATTCCGTTGGCCGATGGCGTGAACTGGCAGAAAGCGATCGATATCGGCGCCTCGCTGGTGTTTTCGCCGATGGCCGGTTTCCTGATCGCCGCGCTGATCCTGATCGGCCTGAAGTGGTGGCGTCCGCTGTCGAAGATGCACAAGACACCGGAACAGCGCCGCAAGATCGACGACAAGAAGCACCCACCGTTCTGGAACCGTCTGGTCCTGGTGATCTCGGCCATGGCCGTGAGCTTCGTGCACGGTTCCAACGATGGCCAGAAAGGCATCGGCCTGATCATGCTGGTGCTGATCGGTATCGTGCCTGCGCAGTTCGTACTCGACCTGAACAGCACCACCTATCAGATCGAACGTACTCGCGATGCGACCCTGCACCTGAGCCAGTTCTACCAGCGCAACGCCGATTCGCTGGGTGAGTTCCTGGCCCTGGGCAAGAGCGTAGAAGGCGACCTGCCGGAGAAATTCCGCTGCAACCCGCAGCAGACCGAACCGACCATCAGCGCCCTGCTGCACACCCTCAAAGGTGTTGCGGACTACCACTCGCTGTCGTCGGAAAGCCGCATTGAAGTGCGTCGTTACCTGCTCTGCCTGGACGACACCGCGAAGAAGGTTGGCAAGCTGCCGGGTCTGGAACCGCGTGAAAAGGCTGACCTCGACAAGCTGCGCAAAGACCTGACCACCACCACCGAATACGCGCCGTTCTGGGTGATTCTGGCGGTCGCGCTGGCTCTGGGCCTGGGCACCATGGTTGGCTGGAAGCGTGTTGTATTGACCATTGGCGAGAAGATCGGCAAGCAAGGCATGACCTACTCCCAGGGCATGTCCGCGCAGATCACTACTGCCAGTTTGATCGGTATGGCCAACATCTTCAGCCTGCCTGTGTCGACCACGCACGTTCTGTCCTCGGGCGTGGCGGGCACCATGGTCGCCAACAAGAGCGGCCTGCAGGGTGGCACGGTTCGCACCATTCTGTTGGCGTGGGTGTTGACCTTGCCGGCGACTGTTGCGCTGTCGGCCGGGTTGTTCTGGCTGGCGTCGAAGGCGCTGGGTAGTTGA